One Paraburkholderia dioscoreae DNA segment encodes these proteins:
- a CDS encoding RidA family protein yields MADSQHDSHLPRTENPATLSKPGGHYSHVAVANGFVFVSGQLPITPQGDKLSEASFEVQAEQVLANVQAALKGAGSSVAQLVQVRVYIVDVEHWMSFNQIYARWAGEARPARAVVPVPQLHYGFRIEVEATALVAAR; encoded by the coding sequence ATGGCTGATAGTCAGCACGACTCGCATCTGCCGCGTACAGAAAATCCTGCCACGCTTTCGAAGCCGGGTGGCCACTATAGTCACGTCGCGGTTGCGAATGGTTTTGTGTTCGTCTCGGGACAACTACCGATTACCCCGCAGGGCGACAAGCTGTCCGAGGCGTCGTTCGAGGTTCAGGCCGAACAGGTGCTGGCCAATGTGCAGGCGGCGCTCAAAGGTGCGGGCAGTAGCGTCGCGCAACTGGTGCAGGTGCGCGTCTACATTGTCGATGTCGAGCACTGGATGAGCTTCAACCAGATCTACGCGCGGTGGGCGGGCGAAGCTCGGCCGGCGCGTGCCGTCGTGCCGGTTCCGCAACTGCACTACGGCTTCAGGATCGAGGTCGAGGCGACGGCGCTGGTTGCTGCGCGATAA
- a CDS encoding DUF3606 domain-containing protein, producing the protein MADNLKIREPQDGKQVNVHEPWELEYWSNKFGVSKEALKRAVAQVGTHVDAVRRHLGKN; encoded by the coding sequence ATGGCCGACAATCTTAAAATTCGTGAACCTCAAGACGGAAAACAAGTGAACGTTCACGAGCCGTGGGAGCTTGAATACTGGAGCAACAAATTCGGGGTTTCGAAAGAGGCGTTGAAGAGGGCGGTTGCCCAAGTCGGAACGCATGTCGACGCAGTGCGCCGGCATTTGGGAAAAAATTAG
- a CDS encoding LysR family transcriptional regulator, with the protein MATTDLNLIRAFIAIYETGSVSGAAKRLNITQPSVSHSLSRLRDLLQDPLFTRTREGMIPTFNASQLFQSFRHALDSIETAISATRHFDPARSTRCFRLALSDLGELYLLPHLVKELQETAPSVALEIVQMDSERITEWLTTGSIDAAVGNLQLSGGQARKRTLFTETYSCLISAAHPSIGDTLSLEEYVCANHVVVAPFSGHHLVEDVMTELGLSRRIALRVPHFTNIVAVIASTDLVLTLPTRVARTFASDGKMRTLPLPFPISSFDVNLHWQPHIEDSAAQQWLCDTITRTLSGI; encoded by the coding sequence ATGGCGACTACAGACCTGAACCTCATTCGCGCTTTTATCGCTATCTACGAGACAGGCAGTGTGAGTGGCGCAGCGAAGCGGCTGAACATCACGCAGCCTTCGGTCAGTCATTCACTCAGCAGGTTGCGCGACCTGTTGCAGGATCCGCTTTTCACGCGCACGCGCGAAGGCATGATTCCGACCTTCAACGCGAGTCAGCTATTTCAGTCGTTCAGGCATGCGCTCGACAGCATCGAGACGGCCATATCGGCCACCCGCCATTTCGATCCGGCCAGGTCGACCCGCTGCTTTCGCCTCGCGCTGTCGGACCTGGGCGAGCTTTACCTCTTGCCGCATCTCGTCAAGGAATTGCAGGAAACCGCGCCGTCGGTGGCTTTGGAAATTGTGCAAATGGACAGCGAACGGATTACGGAATGGCTGACCACGGGAAGCATCGACGCGGCTGTCGGAAACCTGCAACTCTCAGGTGGCCAGGCAAGAAAACGCACGCTTTTTACGGAAACCTATTCCTGCCTGATCAGTGCCGCGCATCCGTCAATTGGAGACACGCTGAGCCTGGAAGAATACGTCTGCGCGAACCATGTGGTCGTTGCGCCTTTCTCCGGTCACCACCTCGTGGAAGACGTGATGACGGAGTTGGGCTTGTCCAGAAGGATTGCGCTGCGCGTGCCGCACTTCACGAATATCGTTGCCGTGATCGCGTCTACCGACCTCGTCCTGACACTCCCGACCAGGGTGGCGCGCACCTTCGCGAGCGACGGAAAAATGCGCACGCTGCCATTGCCCTTTCCCATATCGTCGTTCGATGTCAATCTCCACTGGCAACCTCACATTGAGGATTCAGCGGCGCAGCAATGGTTGTGCGACACGATTACGCGTACGTTGAGCGGCATTTGA
- the mdlC gene encoding benzoylformate decarboxylase has product MTTVHQACYEILREQGLTTFFGNPGSNELPFLKDFPQDFRYILGLQEAAVVGMADGYAQATGRPGFVNLHSAAGTGNAMGALANAWNSHTPLVVTAGQQVRTMVGVEALLTNVDAAALPRPLVKWSCEPSCAQEVPLALSRAIHMAATPAAGPVYVSVPYDDWKQEAGSGVEHLAKRRVELAGMPSAEMLARLVGSLEGAHNPVMVVGPDVDASHANAYAVALAEKLSMPVWMAPSASRCAFPTTHACFRGLLPAGIASISRILEGHDLVLVVGAPVFRYHQYEPGDYLPHGTRLIAITCDINEATRAPMGDAVIADIGLTLRALGETVSQSKRPMPVAVRRPEPAPEAPGPLTPERVFDIVDELAPRDAVYVNESTSTTSILWQRLRMTGQGSYYFAAAGGLGFALPAAVGIQLARPERQVIGVIGDGSANYSIQALWTAAQYDIPAIFIIMKNGTYGALRWFAGVLQVEDVPGLDVPGLDFCALARGYGVEAVHADSGEALASALRHALASNKPMLIEVETRAA; this is encoded by the coding sequence ATGACTACCGTTCATCAAGCATGCTATGAAATCCTTCGTGAGCAAGGATTGACCACCTTCTTCGGCAACCCCGGTTCGAACGAGCTGCCGTTTCTCAAAGACTTCCCTCAAGACTTCCGCTACATCCTGGGCCTTCAGGAGGCGGCGGTGGTCGGCATGGCCGACGGCTATGCTCAAGCAACCGGCCGCCCCGGCTTCGTGAATTTGCACTCCGCAGCGGGTACCGGCAATGCGATGGGTGCGCTCGCGAATGCGTGGAATTCGCATACGCCGCTCGTCGTCACAGCCGGGCAGCAAGTGCGTACGATGGTCGGCGTCGAAGCCTTGCTGACCAATGTGGATGCGGCGGCGCTGCCACGTCCTCTGGTGAAGTGGAGCTGCGAGCCGAGTTGCGCGCAAGAAGTCCCGCTCGCATTGAGCCGCGCGATTCATATGGCCGCCACGCCGGCTGCTGGTCCGGTGTATGTATCGGTGCCGTATGACGACTGGAAACAGGAAGCAGGGTCCGGCGTCGAACATCTGGCAAAGCGTCGCGTCGAACTTGCAGGAATGCCCTCCGCAGAGATGCTGGCGAGGCTGGTCGGCTCGCTCGAAGGCGCTCACAACCCGGTGATGGTGGTCGGCCCCGATGTGGATGCGAGCCATGCGAACGCATACGCCGTCGCGCTTGCCGAAAAACTCTCGATGCCCGTATGGATGGCGCCTTCCGCTTCACGCTGCGCCTTTCCGACTACGCATGCGTGTTTCCGCGGATTGCTGCCGGCCGGTATTGCAAGCATCAGCCGAATCCTCGAAGGCCATGACCTCGTGCTGGTCGTCGGCGCGCCGGTGTTCCGCTATCACCAGTACGAACCCGGCGACTATCTGCCGCACGGCACGCGACTTATCGCCATTACGTGCGATATCAACGAAGCGACGCGTGCCCCAATGGGCGATGCGGTCATTGCGGACATCGGGCTGACGCTTCGCGCGCTCGGCGAAACGGTCTCGCAGAGCAAGCGACCCATGCCCGTCGCCGTGCGTCGGCCGGAGCCGGCACCGGAGGCGCCAGGCCCGCTGACACCCGAACGCGTTTTCGACATCGTCGACGAGTTGGCTCCGCGTGACGCCGTCTACGTCAATGAGTCGACCTCGACCACGAGCATCCTCTGGCAGCGTTTGCGCATGACCGGGCAGGGCAGCTATTACTTCGCCGCGGCCGGTGGTCTCGGCTTCGCGTTGCCGGCCGCTGTCGGCATTCAGTTGGCGAGGCCGGAGCGGCAGGTCATCGGCGTGATTGGCGACGGGTCGGCGAACTACAGTATTCAGGCGCTCTGGACTGCGGCTCAGTACGACATCCCGGCGATTTTCATCATCATGAAGAACGGCACCTATGGCGCGCTTCGCTGGTTCGCGGGCGTCCTTCAGGTCGAAGACGTTCCAGGCCTTGACGTGCCGGGTCTCGACTTCTGCGCTCTGGCTCGTGGCTACGGCGTAGAGGCCGTGCATGCCGACTCCGGCGAAGCATTGGCCTCTGCGCTGCGTCACGCGCTGGCGAGTAACAAGCCGATGCTGATCGAAGTCGAAACGCGGGCGGCATGA
- a CDS encoding phage major capsid protein — MTIATQAREMGRKHGNGGNGDDDVVTLVKTEMKRIGDEVGAKQLEFQARIHELEQKSARRGGASGPLGTIATKSIGSQIKDMPELEMFRKGSTPTTRIPLELKSIVSDGATPNITPFAQNVPGIQAPQVRRLTIEALIPSTPVTTSSVQWLRESAFTNAAAAQKKQLDTKAESNLTFENKSAEIATIAHFVTASKQVLDDQNGLQAYIEQRLRFGLDLATEDQLLNGDGAEGDIGGLLLAGNHTAFDGTGLGKTTQLDYLRRAKTQLQKAFFIAGALIINPTDAESIDLLRDAEGRFLVAPGSPIWGMAPVVTEAIAEGQFVVADFLNSAVLWDREEASLQLGYVSDQFIKNAITLLVERRLQMSVTRPAGIIVGQFAAAN, encoded by the coding sequence GTGACTATCGCAACGCAAGCCCGCGAGATGGGCCGCAAGCATGGCAATGGCGGTAACGGCGATGATGACGTCGTTACCCTGGTAAAGACCGAGATGAAGCGCATCGGCGATGAAGTCGGCGCGAAGCAGTTGGAATTTCAGGCGCGGATTCATGAACTTGAGCAAAAGAGCGCGCGCCGCGGCGGCGCGAGTGGTCCGCTGGGCACCATCGCTACGAAATCGATCGGTTCGCAGATCAAGGACATGCCCGAGCTGGAGATGTTCAGGAAGGGCTCGACGCCCACGACGCGTATCCCGTTGGAACTGAAGTCCATCGTATCGGACGGCGCAACGCCGAATATCACGCCTTTCGCTCAGAACGTACCTGGCATCCAGGCGCCGCAGGTGCGTCGCCTTACCATCGAAGCTCTGATTCCGTCCACGCCAGTGACGACTAGCTCGGTGCAGTGGTTGCGCGAATCCGCTTTCACGAACGCGGCGGCCGCACAGAAGAAGCAGCTCGACACCAAGGCCGAATCGAATCTCACGTTCGAGAACAAGTCCGCTGAAATCGCGACAATTGCCCACTTCGTGACCGCCTCGAAGCAGGTCCTTGACGACCAGAATGGGTTGCAGGCGTATATCGAGCAGCGCCTTCGCTTCGGTCTGGATCTCGCGACCGAAGACCAGTTACTGAACGGCGACGGCGCGGAGGGCGACATTGGTGGTCTGCTGCTGGCAGGCAATCACACGGCATTCGACGGCACGGGCCTCGGCAAAACGACCCAGCTCGATTACCTGCGGCGCGCAAAAACGCAACTGCAGAAGGCGTTCTTTATCGCCGGCGCACTCATCATCAATCCCACCGATGCCGAGTCCATCGATCTGCTGCGCGACGCCGAAGGCCGCTTTCTGGTTGCGCCGGGCAGCCCGATCTGGGGCATGGCGCCGGTTGTTACGGAAGCGATTGCCGAAGGTCAGTTCGTCGTCGCCGACTTCCTGAACAGCGCTGTGCTCTGGGACCGAGAGGAAGCCAGCCTGCAACTGGGCTATGTCAGCGACCAGTTCATCAAGAACGCAATCACGTTGCTGGTCGAGCGGCGACTGCAAATGTCCGTGACGCGCCCGGCCGGGATCATCGTCGGCCAGTTCGCCGCCGCGAATTGA
- a CDS encoding TubC N-terminal docking domain-related protein has protein sequence MNIRDLIQEAKAAGVRLYLHDGKVKLRGDAEAMKALKPKLAPHKAAILAYLQDAEQQASEFWPWAPYLTTADVERFRTELVGIIEKLADMEHWPDEHRDDVLSRAIRGPLADLLPNLHHFNQRLTEATAQAAAREATKQRTWRFDR, from the coding sequence GTGAATATCAGAGATCTCATTCAGGAGGCCAAGGCCGCAGGAGTCCGTCTCTACCTGCACGACGGCAAGGTGAAACTGCGCGGCGATGCAGAGGCCATGAAGGCGCTGAAGCCGAAGCTCGCTCCGCACAAGGCGGCAATCCTCGCCTACCTGCAAGACGCAGAGCAGCAAGCCAGCGAGTTTTGGCCGTGGGCACCGTATCTGACCACCGCCGACGTAGAGCGATTCCGTACCGAGCTTGTCGGGATCATCGAGAAGCTGGCCGACATGGAGCACTGGCCGGACGAGCATCGCGACGACGTGCTGAGCCGAGCGATACGCGGCCCGCTCGCCGACCTGTTGCCCAACCTGCACCACTTCAACCAACGATTGACGGAAGCGACCGCCCAGGCGGCGGCGCGAGAAGCAACCAAACAACGCACCTGGAGATTTGACCGATAA
- a CDS encoding DUF4145 domain-containing protein produces MKCPHCTVEVHQGFQDSRINGVPSGYWHALGGHLWAAKYMVCPACDQAIIYLTAQRQQSEAAEIPNFLAFPKTTGRQKAASEVPPHIAEDYHEACAVLRDSPKASAALSRRCLQSMLRDKGFTQKDLAPAIQAALDSNQIPGAIADNLDAIRNIGNFAAHPLKDTNSGEILPVVPEEAEWNLDVLEELFDFFYVQPEKARQKRAALNAKLAAAGKPEMK; encoded by the coding sequence ATGAAGTGTCCGCACTGTACAGTTGAAGTTCACCAAGGGTTTCAAGATAGCCGGATTAATGGAGTTCCTAGCGGCTATTGGCATGCGCTCGGCGGTCATCTGTGGGCTGCCAAGTACATGGTTTGTCCCGCATGCGACCAAGCGATTATTTACCTAACAGCACAGAGGCAGCAGAGTGAGGCAGCGGAGATTCCGAATTTTCTGGCATTTCCCAAAACGACGGGCAGGCAAAAGGCAGCTTCTGAAGTTCCGCCTCATATCGCGGAGGACTATCACGAGGCTTGTGCAGTACTACGTGACAGCCCAAAAGCATCCGCCGCATTGAGCCGTCGATGTTTGCAATCAATGCTGCGTGACAAGGGCTTTACGCAAAAGGATCTAGCTCCGGCGATTCAAGCAGCGCTCGACTCTAACCAGATACCGGGGGCGATCGCTGACAACCTTGATGCGATTCGTAACATCGGGAATTTCGCTGCACATCCGCTCAAGGACACAAATAGCGGCGAAATTCTGCCAGTGGTGCCCGAAGAAGCTGAATGGAATCTAGACGTGCTCGAAGAGCTGTTTGACTTTTTCTATGTGCAGCCCGAAAAGGCAAGACAAAAGCGCGCGGCGCTCAACGCAAAGCTCGCTGCAGCGGGCAAGCCAGAGATGAAGTAG